A stretch of the Candidatus Scalindua japonica genome encodes the following:
- a CDS encoding tyrosine-type recombinase/integrase — MFKRSGVWWACIRHNGRKIQKSLETSDKKLAKAIEAKIRTAIVEGKYYEKPIERDKTFAQLMDKFMKEHAPKVSDSMQRSYASYLKHLIPYFGDSTLLLVSRKKISGYKVLRKDEGARPATINRELAMVSKAFTLALEDWEWIDGNDKPFSKMSYEKENNVRDRWLTEEEEKRLLESSPGWLREIINFALNTGLRQDELLSLEWNRTNLFRKTILIKKTKNGKPKTVPLNRNAMEVIERKSEEKVRILKNDFVFVSSHGTKIDRHNLRRAFNNAVRRAEIEDFRFHDLRHCFCTKLAQRGVDIYKIAKLAGHEDIRMTQRYSHHCPESLRDGVEALEVDYNLTTMEEKRGF; from the coding sequence ATGTTTAAACGAAGCGGTGTCTGGTGGGCGTGTATAAGGCACAATGGTAGGAAGATTCAGAAGAGCCTTGAAACCTCTGATAAAAAGCTGGCGAAAGCAATTGAAGCAAAGATTCGAACAGCAATTGTTGAAGGAAAGTATTATGAAAAGCCTATAGAACGTGATAAGACCTTCGCGCAGTTGATGGATAAGTTTATGAAGGAACATGCACCAAAGGTGTCAGACAGTATGCAGAGAAGTTATGCTTCATATTTAAAGCATCTTATTCCTTATTTTGGGGATTCAACTTTATTGTTAGTATCCCGTAAAAAGATATCCGGTTATAAGGTCTTAAGAAAGGATGAAGGAGCCAGGCCAGCTACTATCAATCGTGAGTTGGCAATGGTATCTAAGGCTTTTACATTAGCCCTTGAGGATTGGGAATGGATTGATGGCAATGACAAGCCTTTTTCCAAAATGTCATACGAGAAGGAGAACAACGTGCGTGACAGATGGCTGACAGAAGAGGAAGAAAAGAGGCTTCTTGAAAGTAGTCCTGGGTGGTTGCGTGAGATAATTAACTTTGCATTGAATACCGGCTTAAGACAGGATGAATTACTTTCCCTTGAATGGAACAGAACAAATCTTTTCCGTAAAACCATTCTTATCAAGAAAACAAAGAATGGAAAACCTAAGACTGTTCCATTGAATCGAAACGCAATGGAGGTGATTGAGCGGAAGTCCGAGGAAAAGGTAAGGATACTTAAAAACGATTTTGTATTTGTCAGCAGTCATGGAACAAAGATTGATCGGCATAATCTCAGAAGGGCCTTTAATAATGCTGTAAGAAGGGCTGAGATTGAAGATTTCAGGTTCCATGATCTGAGACATTGCTTCTGTACCAAGCTGGCACAAAGAGGAGTAGATATATACAAAATTGCTAAGCTGGCCGGACATGAAGACATTCGGATGACTCAAAGATACTCTCACCATTGCCCGGAAAGTTTGAGAGATGGAGTCGAAGCTTTAGAAGTTGACTACAATCTGACTACAATGGAAGAAAAAAGAGGATTTTAA
- a CDS encoding DUF6941 family protein, protein MNKKTLPEPTVLAFIICDTVVEDKLTNKKSLIGLFSNVNATHFPCTLPVINVFVSLTGGHGEYQCSLSCMKDDGSNEILKLSGPIKFENPLAIVESNFTIGGASFPDAGIYRFEFSCNDIPIISRKFQVIERKNS, encoded by the coding sequence ATGAATAAAAAAACACTCCCAGAACCTACGGTACTTGCCTTTATTATTTGTGATACTGTGGTTGAAGATAAGTTAACAAATAAAAAAAGTCTAATAGGCTTATTTAGTAATGTTAATGCAACCCATTTCCCATGCACGTTACCAGTAATCAATGTTTTTGTTAGTTTAACGGGAGGACATGGCGAATATCAATGTTCATTGTCTTGCATGAAAGACGATGGAAGCAATGAAATTCTTAAACTATCAGGTCCAATTAAATTTGAAAACCCCTTAGCGATTGTGGAATCAAATTTTACCATAGGAGGGGCATCTTTTCCGGATGCAGGTATATACCGCTTTGAATTTTCATGTAACGATATACCTATAATTTCTAGGAAATTTCAAGTTATAGAAAGGAAAAATTCATGA
- a CDS encoding type II toxin-antitoxin system PemK/MazF family toxin — protein MKKGDVVLITFPFTDLSSVKVRPALVISNDSYNEIQDDTVLLLITSNITRLSPDDYLLESENPEFANTGLKNPSVFRVGKIHTLKKTLLRSKLGFVGSGILKEIEDRLRNLLQL, from the coding sequence ATGAAAAAAGGTGATGTTGTATTAATTACTTTTCCTTTTACTGATTTATCATCTGTCAAAGTAAGGCCAGCACTTGTCATTTCCAATGATAGCTACAATGAAATCCAGGATGATACCGTATTGCTTTTAATAACCTCTAATATTACAAGGTTATCACCTGATGACTACCTTCTTGAATCAGAAAATCCTGAATTTGCGAATACAGGACTAAAAAACCCTTCAGTTTTTAGAGTGGGAAAAATACATACATTAAAAAAAACACTTTTACGTAGTAAACTGGGCTTTGTGGGTTCTGGTATTTTAAAGGAAATAGAAGACCGGTTACGTAACTTGTTACAGCTTTGA
- a CDS encoding protein rep → AVFNRFYSLFRSEIMCKCAVKKEKKSRVMTVKNSWRLRALFRIEKLIREVGQEARAKRMGYCGNTIFVKVKKGDPSNVLYEPQLRCKDRVCPVCNSYRASILSRKVEKLGKDMENPHLLTITANTLNRDSLKTAVNYFKKSTSLLKKERSWWKRYIRGGVEHIEITYKEGTGWHVHSHMLVDLAVDRKVENMQLTDNGYFLDPLKKDLEHVLLKVGLGTISDIRPVTEGYGKEISKYSMKFDLDIEEARLKEIIVDMKGKRMVLRFGNCYGQKEMEELTPKEEEQYETLGTIKEVVDKCFKETGVDSELVGFALGAVKIGLIELWSASYEPEPFQGVKNDSS, encoded by the coding sequence TGGCAGTTTTTAACCGTTTTTATAGCCTTTTCAGGAGTGAAATCATGTGTAAATGTGCAGTGAAAAAAGAGAAAAAATCTAGAGTTATGACCGTTAAAAATAGCTGGCGGTTAAGGGCTTTATTTCGTATTGAAAAGCTTATCCGGGAAGTTGGCCAGGAAGCAAGAGCAAAACGAATGGGTTATTGTGGAAATACTATTTTCGTGAAGGTTAAAAAAGGAGACCCATCCAATGTTTTATATGAACCGCAACTACGTTGTAAAGACAGGGTTTGTCCAGTGTGTAATTCATATCGTGCTTCTATTCTATCTCGAAAGGTAGAAAAACTTGGTAAAGATATGGAAAACCCTCATTTACTGACAATAACTGCTAATACATTAAACAGGGATAGTTTAAAAACTGCTGTTAATTATTTTAAGAAATCAACAAGTTTACTTAAAAAAGAGCGTTCATGGTGGAAAAGATATATCCGGGGAGGCGTGGAACATATTGAAATTACATACAAAGAAGGAACCGGCTGGCATGTTCACTCACACATGTTAGTTGATCTGGCCGTTGATCGTAAAGTTGAGAATATGCAGCTTACAGACAATGGTTATTTTCTAGACCCACTGAAGAAAGACCTTGAGCATGTTCTTTTAAAAGTTGGTCTTGGCACTATTTCAGATATCAGGCCGGTAACCGAAGGATATGGAAAGGAAATCTCAAAGTATTCCATGAAGTTTGATCTTGATATTGAAGAAGCTCGACTTAAGGAGATAATTGTTGATATGAAGGGTAAAAGGATGGTGTTAAGGTTTGGTAACTGTTATGGCCAGAAAGAGATGGAAGAACTTACACCGAAAGAGGAAGAACAATATGAAACACTTGGAACTATTAAGGAAGTTGTTGATAAGTGCTTTAAAGAGACGGGTGTTGATAGTGAGCTGGTCGGGTTTGCACTCGGAGCGGTAAAGATCGGACTCATAGAGTTATGGTCAGCTAGCTATGAACCTGAACCTTTTCAAGGCGTGAAAAATGATTCATCCTAA